One genomic region from Desulforegulaceae bacterium encodes:
- a CDS encoding DUF2062 domain-containing protein: MKRFQKFLWKLATLDGSAENIARGVAAGTFISFSPLVPFHTILGITLAFFVKGSKRAAMIAVWLSNPITIPLFYAASYYTGISLLGFEHADIGILYELIDIIGSKIKLGIKIEQIQILLESEMYIFYSMLFGGVVLGLPSAIASYFISKYWVKRLRNEEDITIE; this comes from the coding sequence ATGAAAAGATTTCAAAAATTTTTATGGAAACTTGCAACCCTTGATGGAAGTGCAGAAAACATTGCCCGAGGTGTTGCAGCAGGAACTTTTATATCCTTTTCCCCTCTTGTTCCTTTTCACACAATTCTTGGAATTACTTTAGCCTTCTTTGTAAAAGGAAGCAAAAGAGCAGCAATGATAGCTGTTTGGCTCAGCAATCCCATCACCATTCCTCTTTTCTATGCAGCCTCATATTATACAGGTATCAGTCTTCTTGGTTTTGAGCATGCAGACATAGGTATTCTTTACGAACTTATAGATATAATTGGCAGTAAAATTAAACTTGGAATAAAAATCGAGCAGATACAAATTCTTTTAGAATCAGAAATGTATATTTTTTATTCAATGCTTTTTGGAGGGGTTGTTCTTGGTCTTCCATCTGCAATAGCCTCATATTTTATTTCAAAGTACTGGGTAAAAAGACTGAGAAATGAAGAGGATATTACCATAGAATGA
- a CDS encoding MauE/DoxX family redox-associated membrane protein produces METEFKKHSVFTARILLGIIFFAAGASKVINPLLFAEIIMNYQIVPDYLVNLTAFFLPYLEITIAIMLISGLFLEGAVIISLILLISFGGSLIFNLARGLNISCGCFTSVAEEATNLDYIYYIARDIVFIFIASYLAREVFFTKISKS; encoded by the coding sequence ATGGAAACAGAATTTAAAAAACATTCGGTTTTTACTGCTAGAATTCTTTTGGGAATAATTTTTTTTGCTGCAGGAGCTTCAAAAGTTATCAACCCCCTATTGTTTGCTGAAATAATAATGAACTATCAAATAGTTCCAGATTATCTTGTTAATCTAACAGCATTTTTCCTTCCTTACCTTGAAATAACAATTGCAATAATGCTTATCTCAGGGCTTTTCCTTGAAGGAGCTGTGATTATCTCCCTTATTTTGCTTATTTCATTTGGAGGTAGTCTTATTTTCAACTTAGCAAGGGGCCTTAACATTTCATGCGGATGTTTTACTTCAGTAGCTGAAGAGGCTACAAACCTTGATTATATTTATTATATAGCCAGAGATATAGTGTTTATTTTTATTGCATCATATCTAGCAAGAGAAGTTTTTTTCACCAAAATAAGCAAAAGTTAA
- a CDS encoding ABC transporter permease subunit, whose product MKIRLFKYFSYLSFCLYSSVLVYFISWLLIKAENPFSKSSIFGNANPIQAILLNEPVFEGLFPAIAGTFLIIITSMLIAIPAGTGTGIFLSEYAGKKTYKFLSTSIDILAGLPSIVTGLFGFSIILLIHKIFDGKGPGFSIAASGFSLSFLVLPYIAKSTEEALKSTDKALRLTAVLLGASKIENIRLVLLPKNFNQILSKILLAVARCAEDTSVIMLTGAVANSGIPGNIFEKYEALPFFIYYTSSEYSSESELLMAYNASVLLVSICCFLFILSFLIRKAVFYRHNKK is encoded by the coding sequence ATGAAAATAAGATTATTTAAATATTTTTCTTATTTAAGTTTTTGTCTTTATTCATCTGTTCTTGTTTATTTTATTTCCTGGCTTTTAATCAAAGCTGAAAATCCTTTTTCAAAATCATCAATATTTGGAAATGCCAACCCAATACAAGCAATACTTCTTAATGAACCTGTATTTGAAGGGCTTTTTCCGGCAATTGCAGGAACTTTTCTCATAATAATCACATCAATGCTCATTGCCATTCCTGCAGGAACTGGCACAGGTATTTTTTTAAGTGAATATGCGGGTAAAAAAACATATAAATTTCTAAGTACATCAATTGATATTTTGGCAGGACTGCCTTCAATTGTTACAGGACTTTTTGGATTTTCAATTATTCTTTTAATTCACAAAATATTTGATGGAAAAGGACCTGGCTTTTCCATTGCAGCTTCTGGTTTTTCACTTTCATTTCTTGTTCTTCCCTATATTGCAAAAAGCACTGAAGAAGCATTAAAATCAACGGATAAAGCCCTGAGACTGACAGCAGTTTTGCTTGGTGCCTCAAAAATTGAAAATATAAGACTTGTTCTTCTTCCAAAAAACTTTAACCAGATTTTAAGTAAAATCCTTCTTGCTGTTGCAAGGTGTGCTGAAGATACTTCTGTTATAATGCTTACAGGTGCGGTTGCAAATTCAGGGATTCCAGGAAATATTTTTGAAAAATACGAAGCTCTTCCATTTTTTATTTACTATACATCCTCAGAATACTCATCTGAAAGCGAACTTTTAATGGCTTACAATGCTTCTGTTTTACTTGTTTCTATTTGCTGTTTTCTTTTTATTTTATCTTTTTTAATCAGAAAGGCTGTTTTTTACAGGCATAATAAAAAATGA
- a CDS encoding DsbA family protein, translating to MKKIFYVGDPVCSWCYAFTDIFEEIKKEFSKDLSFSYLMGGLVFEREIVLDRALKRLLKKNWKEVETKTGKHIKASVNIEEARETPYISDPGCIGFQAIKLQDEELAYKFYKNMHIAFYEKLENIFEFETLLKLAVEIGIDKNYFSSKFNDPVTKELAVKDIEKAKELGVRAFPSLVLQDESGTKVLNQGFRKYSLLKVQIESWLQGKLSAGDILPVL from the coding sequence ATGAAAAAGATTTTTTACGTTGGAGATCCTGTGTGTTCCTGGTGCTATGCATTTACAGATATTTTTGAAGAAATAAAAAAAGAGTTTTCAAAAGATTTGAGCTTTTCATATTTAATGGGAGGCCTTGTTTTTGAAAGGGAAATAGTTTTAGATCGTGCCTTAAAAAGACTTCTTAAGAAAAACTGGAAAGAAGTTGAAACAAAAACAGGTAAGCATATCAAAGCTTCTGTAAATATTGAAGAAGCAAGAGAAACACCTTATATTTCAGACCCTGGATGTATAGGATTTCAGGCTATAAAATTACAAGACGAAGAGCTTGCATATAAATTTTACAAAAATATGCACATAGCTTTTTATGAAAAACTTGAAAATATCTTTGAATTTGAAACTCTTTTAAAACTTGCTGTAGAAATTGGGATTGACAAAAATTATTTTTCATCAAAATTTAATGATCCTGTTACCAAAGAACTTGCAGTAAAAGACATTGAAAAAGCAAAAGAGCTTGGTGTAAGAGCTTTTCCCTCTCTTGTTCTTCAAGATGAGTCTGGTACTAAAGTTTTAAATCAGGGATTTAGAAAATACTCTCTTTTAAAGGTTCAGATTGAATCCTGGCTTCAGGGAAAACTCAGTGCAGGTGATATTCTTCCTGTACTTTAA
- a CDS encoding rhodanese-like domain-containing protein has translation MYYFSGIEFSFKETRLSEINKKEISFEEAKSVFENKNGLFIDSRSKRFYEKAHIDGAINIPADNYLEYSFDFLSAYPDKSIKIIVYCDGRNCDSSHIITEFLNDLGYEDVNILINGWSLWKEDNLPGFFTGN, from the coding sequence ATGTATTATTTTTCAGGTATAGAATTTTCCTTTAAAGAAACCAGGTTATCTGAAATAAACAAAAAAGAAATTTCCTTTGAAGAGGCCAAGTCAGTCTTTGAAAATAAAAATGGACTTTTTATAGACTCAAGAAGTAAAAGGTTTTATGAAAAAGCCCATATAGATGGTGCTATAAATATCCCAGCTGACAATTACCTTGAATATTCTTTTGATTTTTTATCGGCCTACCCTGATAAGTCAATTAAAATAATAGTATATTGTGATGGAAGAAACTGTGACTCAAGTCATATAATAACAGAATTTTTAAACGATTTAGGTTATGAAGATGTAAATATTTTAATAAACGGCTGGAGCCTTTGGAAAGAAGATAATCTTCCTGGTTTTTTCACAGGGAACTGA
- a CDS encoding phosphate ABC transporter substrate-binding protein, with translation MKKLIFISFSVFLLISTNCFAQNCLSPFKNEKGKIDIAGGTAHIPVLKEASQNIMKFNPDIRITIGGGGSGTGIKKLGEGLIDIGNSGRKPSKNEIEKYNLSMYRWAIDGVAIIVNKKNSISNINTQTLQKIFSGEITNWKTLGGENGSINIYTRDEASGTREVFWKKALLKENISQKAIFISSNGAMKTAVSKDENAIGYISIGHLDNNVKGVSLNKAYPDLENVKSGKYNVSRGLFSNTKGEAKGLNKKFIDYLYSEDGQKIIKSKGFIPVER, from the coding sequence ATGAAAAAATTAATTTTTATAAGTTTTTCTGTATTTCTTCTTATTTCCACAAACTGCTTTGCACAAAATTGTCTTTCACCTTTTAAAAATGAAAAGGGAAAAATTGATATTGCCGGAGGAACAGCCCATATTCCTGTTTTAAAAGAAGCTTCCCAAAATATAATGAAATTTAACCCGGATATTAGAATAACAATTGGAGGGGGCGGTTCAGGTACAGGAATAAAAAAACTTGGTGAAGGGCTTATTGATATTGGAAATTCAGGTAGAAAACCAAGTAAAAATGAAATTGAAAAATACAACCTTTCCATGTACAGGTGGGCAATTGACGGGGTTGCTATTATTGTAAACAAAAAAAATTCTATATCAAATATTAATACCCAGACACTTCAAAAAATATTTTCCGGAGAAATTACAAACTGGAAAACACTGGGTGGTGAAAACGGATCAATAAACATTTACACCAGAGATGAAGCAAGCGGCACAAGGGAAGTTTTTTGGAAAAAAGCCCTTTTAAAAGAAAATATAAGTCAAAAAGCCATTTTTATTTCTTCAAACGGAGCCATGAAAACTGCTGTTTCAAAAGATGAAAATGCAATTGGATATATATCTATTGGCCATCTTGACAATAATGTTAAAGGTGTTTCTCTAAACAAAGCATACCCTGATCTTGAAAATGTAAAATCAGGAAAATACAATGTTTCAAGGGGACTTTTCAGCAATACAAAAGGTGAAGCAAAAGGACTTAACAAAAAGTTCATAGATTATCTTTATTCTGAGGACGGTCAAAAAATTATAAAATCCAAAGGATTTATTCCTGTTGAAAGATAA
- a CDS encoding ABC transporter permease subunit: protein MFNLKSKAKSDLLLKFTIYFGTICGAAVIFSILILLIFLGIPFFKESGLSIFFDTWNPGKGKYGILPMIYTTFIIAVPAVFAGFFLSLGFACFAASTGHRFLKKPSIALIRTASAIPTIVYAFIGVFLIVPFIRNIGATGSGYSILSASLMLALLISPTMIFFFYDSIIKSLKSLKTGGLVLGATKTETLLYLVIPNAKNGIYSGIFLGMGRAIGDTMISLMLAGNSISFPLSPFESGRTLTAHIGLVMAADYDSPEFGSIFACGILLYLITAVLSILSKLIYKKTGDY from the coding sequence TTGTTCAATTTAAAGAGCAAAGCCAAATCAGATCTTTTACTTAAATTTACAATTTATTTTGGAACCATTTGTGGTGCTGCTGTTATTTTTTCCATTTTGATTTTGCTTATTTTTCTTGGAATTCCTTTTTTTAAAGAATCGGGACTTTCCATTTTTTTTGACACATGGAATCCAGGTAAGGGTAAATACGGAATTTTACCCATGATTTATACTACATTTATAATAGCTGTTCCTGCTGTTTTTGCAGGATTTTTTTTAAGCCTTGGTTTTGCCTGCTTTGCAGCTTCAACAGGACACCGCTTTTTAAAAAAACCTTCAATTGCACTAATTAGAACAGCCTCTGCCATTCCAACTATTGTTTATGCTTTTATTGGAGTTTTTCTTATTGTTCCTTTTATAAGAAATATTGGGGCAACAGGTTCAGGATACAGTATTTTAAGTGCCTCTTTAATGCTTGCACTGCTTATTTCTCCAACAATGATTTTCTTTTTTTATGACAGTATAATTAAATCTTTAAAATCTTTAAAAACCGGAGGACTTGTTCTTGGGGCAACAAAAACCGAAACCCTTTTATATTTGGTTATTCCCAATGCAAAAAACGGAATTTATTCAGGAATTTTTCTTGGAATGGGAAGAGCAATCGGAGACACAATGATAAGTCTTATGCTTGCCGGAAATTCAATTTCATTTCCCTTATCTCCCTTTGAAAGCGGAAGAACACTTACTGCTCATATAGGGCTTGTAATGGCTGCTGATTATGACAGTCCTGAGTTTGGGTCAATTTTTGCCTGTGGCATTCTTCTTTATTTAATAACTGCTGTTTTAAGTATTTTATCAAAACTTATTTACAAAAAAACAGGAGATTATTAA
- a CDS encoding insulinase family protein, which translates to MSDKKKKFNEGDLIFGHKLLRKKRLELINADYFEFIHENTKAKHIHIKSSDRENVFGVAFRTVPKDSTGVAHILEHTALCGSQKYKVRDPFFSMIKRSLNTFMNAFTASDWTMYPYAAQNEKDFYNLMGVYLDAAFFPNLDKLSFMQEGHRLSVDEKGELSYQGVVFNEMKGAMSSQNQVMGRSLLNALYPDTTYGFNSGGEPLEIPNLTHKDLKDFHKIHYHPSNSWFFTYGDLDIEKHLKFIDENVLSRFDSIDPGTEVSNQPRWDKPKELVYTYPADGEKNIEKKSQAAVAWLTSDVTDSFETLVLSLLDQILLGNSAAPLYKALIDSNLGSSLTDVSGFDGDNKDTFFASGLKGINPEDAKKVEKIIFDVFNDLYENGIDKELIETAVHQFEFHRREITNTPMPYGIKMFLGIGSTWFHGGDPLSVLLFDENLEKIRKKALNENFFEGYIKKYFIDNPHRVLMILNPDPEKGKKEAQKEQKQLEEKRKSLSDSDIEKIKEREKQLNFLQETKEDLSCLPSLEISDISKEVKKESPDKISHDKKIYYYEKPTSEIFYFNSVFGTGHLPPELIEYVPLFTFLVSKTGTKKRNYMDFTRKIDAVTGGFGFSPMVRTSVFENSSTFSSIGFGAKCLERYQKDMFELSAELISDFSFEDTQRIKSLLLQFRSGLESSVVQNGHKLAILLASRNLSLTSSLAESWSGISQLRLVRKITDSFESKIEEDKVLSSLKEKMELIGRLCFNENNYKVCMVGGEGNLKTGDEIFSIFSDSLSTKGSNGFISPAFKKFNKPIREAWTTQSSVSFVGAASKVASFEKEDAPYFSVLSRLLKSNYLHKEIREKGGAYGGFALYNSEEGIFSCGSYRDPNIKRTIDTFKNGIEFLKKGNFDSDEIKEAILQTASELDKPDSPAASASKDFFRRILGIPDSKRQEFKERLLTADSEKLANAAGKYFGSDAFKDNIAVITGKIPLEKEESLLRELHLDEKEI; encoded by the coding sequence ATGTCAGATAAGAAAAAGAAATTTAATGAAGGTGATTTGATTTTTGGGCATAAGCTTTTACGAAAAAAAAGGCTTGAACTTATCAATGCTGATTATTTTGAGTTTATTCATGAAAATACCAAGGCAAAGCATATCCATATAAAAAGTAGCGACAGGGAAAATGTCTTTGGAGTTGCTTTTAGAACAGTTCCAAAAGATTCAACAGGGGTTGCCCATATACTTGAACATACAGCCTTGTGTGGTTCACAAAAATACAAGGTCAGAGACCCTTTTTTTTCAATGATTAAAAGGAGTCTCAATACTTTTATGAATGCATTTACAGCCTCAGACTGGACAATGTATCCTTATGCTGCTCAAAATGAAAAAGATTTTTATAATTTAATGGGTGTTTATCTTGATGCTGCTTTTTTCCCAAATCTTGATAAATTAAGCTTTATGCAGGAAGGGCATAGGCTTTCTGTTGATGAAAAAGGCGAGCTTTCCTACCAGGGAGTAGTTTTTAATGAAATGAAAGGTGCAATGTCATCCCAAAACCAGGTTATGGGACGTTCCCTTTTAAATGCTCTTTACCCTGACACAACCTATGGGTTTAACTCAGGAGGAGAACCCCTTGAAATTCCAAATTTGACTCACAAAGATTTAAAAGACTTCCATAAGATTCATTATCATCCTTCAAATTCCTGGTTTTTCACCTATGGAGATCTGGATATTGAAAAGCATTTAAAATTTATTGATGAAAATGTTTTAAGTCGTTTTGATTCAATAGATCCTGGAACTGAAGTTTCTAATCAACCCAGGTGGGATAAGCCAAAAGAACTTGTTTATACCTATCCTGCAGACGGTGAAAAAAACATTGAAAAAAAATCCCAGGCAGCTGTTGCCTGGCTGACTTCTGATGTTACAGACAGCTTTGAAACTTTAGTTCTTTCACTGCTTGACCAGATTCTTCTGGGTAATTCAGCTGCTCCTCTTTATAAGGCTTTGATAGATTCAAATCTTGGTTCATCTCTTACAGATGTTTCAGGCTTTGACGGGGATAATAAAGATACTTTTTTTGCCTCGGGACTTAAAGGAATAAATCCTGAAGACGCAAAAAAAGTGGAAAAAATAATTTTTGATGTATTTAATGACCTTTATGAAAATGGAATTGATAAAGAGCTCATTGAAACTGCTGTTCACCAATTTGAATTTCACAGAAGAGAAATAACAAACACGCCCATGCCCTATGGAATTAAAATGTTTCTTGGGATTGGAAGCACCTGGTTTCATGGCGGGGATCCCCTTAGTGTTCTTTTGTTTGATGAAAATCTTGAAAAAATAAGAAAAAAAGCCTTAAATGAAAATTTTTTTGAAGGATATATTAAGAAATATTTTATTGATAATCCCCACAGAGTTTTAATGATATTAAATCCTGATCCTGAAAAAGGTAAAAAAGAAGCCCAAAAAGAACAAAAACAGCTTGAAGAAAAAAGAAAGAGTTTAAGCGATTCAGATATTGAAAAAATAAAAGAAAGAGAAAAACAGCTTAATTTTCTCCAGGAAACAAAAGAAGATCTTTCATGTCTTCCCAGTCTTGAAATTTCAGATATTTCAAAGGAAGTAAAAAAAGAATCTCCTGATAAAATTTCTCATGATAAAAAAATTTATTATTATGAAAAACCCACTTCAGAAATTTTTTATTTTAATTCTGTGTTTGGAACCGGCCATTTGCCTCCCGAACTTATTGAATATGTTCCTCTATTTACCTTTCTTGTTTCAAAAACAGGAACAAAAAAGAGAAACTATATGGACTTTACAAGAAAAATTGATGCTGTTACAGGCGGATTTGGATTTTCTCCCATGGTAAGAACTTCTGTTTTTGAAAATAGCTCAACTTTTTCATCCATAGGGTTTGGGGCAAAATGCCTTGAAAGATATCAAAAAGATATGTTTGAGCTTAGTGCAGAACTTATAAGTGATTTTTCCTTTGAAGATACACAAAGAATAAAAAGCCTTTTGCTTCAATTTAGATCAGGGCTTGAGTCTTCTGTTGTTCAAAACGGACATAAGCTTGCTATTTTGCTTGCATCAAGAAATCTTTCCCTGACCTCGTCTTTGGCTGAGTCATGGAGCGGAATTTCACAGCTAAGGCTTGTAAGAAAAATCACAGACTCCTTTGAATCAAAAATTGAAGAAGATAAAGTTTTATCATCCTTAAAAGAAAAAATGGAGCTTATAGGAAGGCTGTGTTTCAATGAAAATAACTATAAAGTCTGCATGGTTGGGGGAGAAGGGAACTTGAAAACCGGAGATGAAATTTTTTCAATTTTTTCAGATTCCTTGTCAACTAAAGGGTCAAATGGGTTTATTTCTCCTGCTTTTAAAAAATTTAACAAGCCAATAAGGGAAGCCTGGACAACTCAAAGTTCTGTGTCTTTTGTGGGTGCTGCATCCAAGGTAGCTTCTTTTGAAAAAGAAGATGCTCCTTATTTTTCAGTACTATCAAGGCTTTTAAAGTCAAATTATCTCCATAAGGAAATAAGAGAAAAGGGTGGGGCTTACGGAGGCTTTGCTCTTTATAATTCAGAAGAGGGAATTTTTTCCTGCGGTTCCTATAGAGATCCAAATATAAAACGAACCATAGATACTTTTAAAAATGGAATAGAATTTCTTAAAAAAGGAAATTTTGATTCTGATGAAATAAAAGAAGCTATTCTTCAAACAGCTTCAGAACTTGACAAACCTGATTCTCCGGCAGCTTCGGCTTCAAAAGATTTTTTCAGAAGAATTTTGGGTATTCCTGACAGCAAAAGGCAGGAGTTTAAGGAAAGACTTTTAACTGCTGACAGTGAAAAACTTGCAAATGCTGCAGGTAAATATTTTGGCTCAGATGCATTTAAAGATAATATCGCTGTTATCACAGGCAAAATTCCTTTGGAAAAGGAAGAATCTCTTTTAAGAGAACTTCACCTGGACGAAAAAGAAATCTAG
- a CDS encoding ATP-binding cassette domain-containing protein, whose translation MKIKINNLFFKYKNINILKDISLEIKKNKITAISGVSGAGKSTLLFCLNRLYEEFENTKVKGSIHSFLDNKWIDIFDKSVSLPWLRQKTGLVFQNPNPFPMSIEKNLYFPFRLLTAPKIKSKNLKTEIITTLKKVHLYEEVKSRLKMPASSLSGGQQQRLSIARALIAKPEIIMLDEPTSSLDPESEKKIETLLKELKKECTIIMVSHSMEQIKRISDHHIKIENKTAYQLY comes from the coding sequence ATGAAAATAAAAATTAATAATCTTTTTTTTAAATATAAAAATATCAATATTTTAAAAGACATAAGTCTTGAAATCAAAAAAAATAAAATAACTGCTATTTCAGGAGTTTCAGGAGCGGGAAAATCAACACTTTTATTTTGCCTAAACAGGCTTTATGAAGAGTTTGAAAATACAAAAGTAAAGGGAAGCATTCATTCTTTTCTTGATAATAAATGGATTGATATCTTTGACAAATCTGTTTCACTTCCCTGGCTCAGACAAAAAACAGGACTTGTTTTTCAAAATCCCAATCCTTTTCCAATGAGTATAGAAAAAAACCTTTACTTCCCTTTCAGGCTTTTAACTGCTCCAAAAATTAAATCTAAAAATCTTAAAACAGAAATAATAACCACATTAAAAAAAGTTCATCTTTATGAAGAAGTAAAATCAAGACTTAAAATGCCTGCTTCATCCCTTTCCGGAGGACAGCAGCAAAGGCTTTCCATTGCAAGGGCTCTTATTGCAAAACCTGAAATTATTATGCTTGATGAACCAACATCATCTCTTGATCCTGAGTCTGAAAAAAAAATTGAAACCCTTTTAAAAGAACTTAAAAAGGAATGCACAATTATAATGGTTTCACATTCAATGGAACAAATTAAAAGAATTTCTGACCACCATATAAAAATTGAAAATAAAACTGCTTATCAGTTGTATTGA
- the rsmA gene encoding 16S rRNA (adenine(1518)-N(6)/adenine(1519)-N(6))-dimethyltransferase RsmA, whose translation MTNPSKILKEYGYFPKKEYGQNFLVDPSTPEMIIRKSGIEKGSNIIEIGPGLGALTKAASNWGDFVFGIEKDKRLIPILEKELNKNNCTNVEVINQDILKTDLTKFLSKDKKNYLIGNLPYNISSQILFLAINHKEKIDKCVFMLQKELATRIVSPKGTKDYGRISIVLKYHSDIKIIAGLKPTLFYPRPKVDSSVILIDFNKKNKIKAKDPELLHEIVKLSFGMRRKTLRNSLGKGFKDKALLEEIFKSLHLSTSSRGEDLELEDYIRLTNKFYEFDIKL comes from the coding sequence ATGACAAACCCATCGAAAATACTTAAAGAATACGGATATTTTCCTAAAAAAGAGTATGGTCAAAATTTTCTAGTGGATCCTTCAACTCCTGAAATGATAATCCGAAAATCAGGGATAGAAAAAGGTTCAAACATTATTGAAATCGGCCCTGGACTTGGGGCATTGACAAAAGCTGCATCAAACTGGGGAGACTTTGTATTTGGAATTGAAAAAGATAAAAGACTTATTCCAATACTTGAAAAAGAATTAAACAAAAACAATTGCACAAATGTTGAAGTAATTAATCAAGATATTTTAAAAACTGATTTGACCAAGTTTTTGAGTAAAGACAAAAAAAATTATCTTATCGGAAATCTGCCCTATAATATTTCTTCTCAAATACTTTTTCTGGCAATTAATCACAAAGAAAAAATTGATAAATGTGTTTTTATGCTCCAAAAGGAACTTGCAACAAGAATAGTTTCACCAAAAGGCACAAAAGATTATGGGCGAATTTCCATTGTTCTCAAATATCATTCTGATATCAAAATAATTGCAGGATTAAAGCCAACACTTTTCTACCCAAGGCCTAAAGTTGACTCCAGTGTAATTTTAATAGATTTTAACAAAAAAAATAAAATCAAGGCAAAGGATCCCGAACTTTTACATGAAATAGTAAAGCTTTCATTTGGAATGAGAAGAAAAACTTTGAGAAATTCACTTGGAAAAGGTTTTAAAGATAAGGCTCTTCTTGAAGAAATTTTTAAAAGCCTTCACCTTTCTACTTCATCGAGAGGTGAAGACCTTGAACTTGAAGATTATATAAGGCTGACAAACAAGTTTTATGAGTTTGACATTAAACTTTAA
- a CDS encoding sodium-dependent transporter, producing MERETWTNKFAFILASVGSAIGLGNIWLFSWRVGAYGGASFLIPYILFVFGIAAIGLMGEWAFGRCQKQGAIGAFENVFKSKNEKYKKYGTALGLIPVIAIYSIFIFYTIVTGWLIKYFFLAVSGNFATMDIANYFSSFAGSSTSIPWHGIAILINLVIVFFGVSKGIEKTNKIIMPLFFGMLILLLFRSLTLDGAFEGIKYILMPDWSKIAMSETWVMALGQAFFTLSLGGATMLVYGSYAKDETSIPSAAFQTVTFNFLASLLSAFVIIPAVFAFNFDPKAGPALLFITIPNIVNQMPGGMLFGIVFFLSVVFAALSSSISMLEPAVEGFMYKTKMSRTKAVVLLSVLAFVIGIPLDIDMNLFGKWADITTVFVLPFGALVSAFVFFWIYGTANARREINKGDGFKFGKWFEFYSKYVFVPVAALVLILNIALGGIG from the coding sequence ATGGAAAGGGAAACATGGACCAATAAGTTTGCATTTATACTTGCAAGTGTTGGTTCTGCTATAGGACTTGGCAATATCTGGCTTTTTTCATGGAGGGTTGGAGCTTACGGAGGAGCTTCATTTCTTATACCATATATTTTATTTGTTTTTGGCATAGCTGCTATAGGACTTATGGGAGAATGGGCTTTTGGAAGGTGTCAGAAGCAAGGTGCTATAGGGGCCTTTGAAAATGTGTTTAAAAGCAAAAATGAAAAATACAAAAAATACGGCACAGCACTTGGACTGATTCCTGTGATAGCTATTTATTCAATTTTTATTTTTTATACAATAGTTACAGGCTGGCTTATCAAATATTTTTTTCTAGCTGTTTCAGGTAATTTTGCCACAATGGATATTGCAAATTATTTTTCAAGCTTTGCCGGAAGTTCAACATCAATTCCCTGGCATGGAATTGCCATTTTAATAAATCTTGTAATTGTATTTTTTGGAGTTTCAAAAGGTATTGAAAAAACCAATAAAATTATCATGCCTTTATTTTTTGGAATGCTTATCCTTCTTTTATTCCGTTCCCTTACCCTTGACGGTGCTTTTGAAGGAATAAAATATATTTTAATGCCAGACTGGTCAAAAATAGCAATGTCTGAAACCTGGGTAATGGCCCTTGGACAGGCTTTTTTCACCTTAAGTCTTGGAGGAGCTACCATGCTTGTTTACGGAAGTTATGCAAAGGATGAAACCTCAATTCCTTCGGCTGCATTTCAGACTGTAACCTTTAATTTTTTGGCTTCTCTTCTTTCTGCCTTTGTCATTATTCCAGCTGTTTTTGCCTTTAATTTTGACCCAAAAGCAGGGCCTGCTCTTCTTTTTATAACAATTCCAAATATCGTAAATCAAATGCCCGGTGGAATGCTTTTTGGAATAGTTTTTTTTCTTTCAGTTGTATTTGCAGCTCTTTCTTCCTCAATAAGTATGCTTGAGCCTGCTGTTGAAGGATTTATGTACAAAACAAAAATGTCTCGTACCAAAGCTGTTGTTCTTCTTTCTGTTCTTGCCTTTGTAATAGGAATCCCCCTTGATATTGATATGAATCTTTTTGGAAAATGGGCTGATATTACAACAGTATTTGTTCTTCCTTTTGGTGCTCTTGTTTCAGCTTTTGTATTTTTCTGGATTTACGGAACTGCCAATGCAAGAAGAGAAATAAACAAAGGAGACGGTTTCAAATTCGGCAAATGGTTTGAATTTTATTCCAAATATGTTTTTGTACCGGTTGCAGCTCTTGTTCTTATATTAAATATTGCCCTTGGCGGTATTGGCTGA